In the genome of Massilia sp. PAMC28688, one region contains:
- the flgJ gene encoding flagellar assembly peptidoglycan hydrolase FlgJ — MIGPSSDMSSKFALDTKGLGELKQSAKAGSPEALRGAATQFEAMFINMMMKSMRDATPQEGMLDSQQSKMFTGMLDQQMSQNMAKRGIGLADVLIRQLSAQAAGAQALAIGAEPGSGQDPLAMPELPLNRIGSEPLKAPPVHLAPSTPGIAANGRPQAPHVRQFQEKLGVHADEAERATGIPAKFMLSQAALETGWGKREIRNADGSVSNNLFGIKAGPGWKGKVATAVTTEFINGVPRTRVEKFRAYDSPADSFKDYARLITTNPRYEKVLANAKDAAGFAQGLQNAGYATDPQYAAKLTRIIRNNLA, encoded by the coding sequence CTGAAACAGTCGGCCAAGGCTGGCTCCCCGGAAGCCTTGCGCGGCGCCGCCACCCAGTTTGAAGCCATGTTCATCAACATGATGATGAAGAGCATGCGCGATGCCACGCCCCAGGAAGGCATGCTCGACAGCCAGCAGAGCAAGATGTTTACCGGCATGCTGGACCAGCAGATGAGCCAGAACATGGCCAAGCGCGGCATCGGCCTGGCCGACGTCCTGATCCGCCAGCTGTCGGCCCAGGCGGCCGGTGCCCAGGCCCTGGCCATCGGCGCCGAACCTGGCAGCGGGCAAGATCCCCTGGCCATGCCGGAACTGCCCCTGAACCGCATCGGCAGCGAGCCGCTCAAGGCGCCGCCCGTGCACCTGGCCCCATCGACCCCGGGCATCGCGGCCAATGGCCGCCCGCAGGCGCCCCACGTCAGGCAATTCCAGGAAAAACTGGGGGTGCATGCCGATGAAGCCGAGCGCGCCACCGGCATTCCCGCCAAATTCATGCTCAGCCAGGCAGCGCTGGAGACGGGCTGGGGCAAGCGCGAAATCCGCAATGCCGATGGCTCGGTCAGCAACAACCTGTTTGGCATCAAGGCCGGCCCTGGCTGGAAAGGCAAGGTTGCCACGGCTGTCACGACCGAATTCATCAATGGCGTGCCGCGCACCCGGGTGGAAAAATTCCGCGCCTACGATTCTCCGGCCGACAGCTTCAAGGATTACGCCCGTCTCATCACGACCAATCCGCGCTATGAAAAGGTGCTGGCCAATGCCAAGGATGCGGCCGGTTTTGCCCAGGGCTTGCAGAACGCCGGTTACGCCACCGACCCGCAGTACGCAGCGAAATTGACGCGTATTATCAGGAATAACCTGGCGTAA